One region of Triticum aestivum cultivar Chinese Spring chromosome 6B, IWGSC CS RefSeq v2.1, whole genome shotgun sequence genomic DNA includes:
- the LOC123135866 gene encoding uncharacterized abhydrolase domain-containing protein DDB_G0269086 isoform X1, which translates to MAAAAREGEFSERELEVAAILADLPSIVRASNRRRRQQEKQQRRQQARPEIPSWGRRRPRRAPAEAAAAPPAEKPVAADDDRSEGVASPDTPLAFPEDDEHAEAAAAAATEDEAKATAQDKWAQEQRGVVASLSHENAHLLKQIEDFRARLHTSRSTNDSLKQIQQSKHKKRHRPEEEDEGRRWRLPQARAADRPALDLNEPAEADTEDGRQPQIAAPAAQWVHRGHHHQQNQQQQLMQMQHKAARRRRQEIRRAKAAAGRTRRQG; encoded by the exons ATGGCGGCCGCGGCGCGGGAGGGGGAGTTCAGCGAGCGCGAGCTGGAGGTGGCCGCCATTCTCGCGGACCTGCCGTCCATCGTGCGGGccagcaaccgccgccgccgccagcaggagaagcagcagcggcggcagcaggcgCGGCCGGAGATCCCCTCCTGGGGCCGGCGCCGGCCGCGGAGGGCCCCGGCGGAGGCTGCTGCGGCGCCGCCGGCCGAGAAGCCCGTGGCGGCCGATGATGATAGGAGTGAGGGCGTCGCCAGCCCGGACACCCCGCTCGCCTTCCCCGAGGACGACGAGCAcgccgaggccgccgccgcggcggccacGGAGGACGAGGCCAAGGCGACCGCGCAGGACAAG TGGGcgcaggagcagcgcggcgtggtCGCGAGCTTGTCCCACGAGAACGCCCATCTGCTAAAG CAAATCGAGGACTTCAGGGCCCGGCTGCACACCTCGCGGAGCACCAACGACAGCCTCAAGCAGATTCAGCAGAGCAAG CACAAGAAGCGGCACCGgccggaggaggaagacgaggggcGGAGATGGAGGCTGCCGCAGGCCCGCGCCGCCGACCGGCCGGCGCTGGACCTCAACGAGCCGGCGGAGGCCGACACCGAGGACGGCAGGCAGCCACAGATTGCCGCTCCGGCGGCGCAGTGGGTCCACCGAGGGCACCACCACCAGcagaatcagcagcagcagctgaTGCAGATGCAGCacaaggcggcgcggcggcggcggcaggagatCCGGCGGGCCAAGGCCGCGGCGGGCAGGACGCGGCGGCAGGGATAA
- the LOC123135866 gene encoding uncharacterized protein isoform X2, whose product MAAAAREGEFSERELEVAAILADLPSIVRASNRRRRQQEKQQRRQQARPEIPSWGRRRPRRAPAEAAAAPPAEKPVAADDDRSEGVASPDTPLAFPEDDEHAEAAAAAATEDEAKATAQDKQIEDFRARLHTSRSTNDSLKQIQQSKHKKRHRPEEEDEGRRWRLPQARAADRPALDLNEPAEADTEDGRQPQIAAPAAQWVHRGHHHQQNQQQQLMQMQHKAARRRRQEIRRAKAAAGRTRRQG is encoded by the exons ATGGCGGCCGCGGCGCGGGAGGGGGAGTTCAGCGAGCGCGAGCTGGAGGTGGCCGCCATTCTCGCGGACCTGCCGTCCATCGTGCGGGccagcaaccgccgccgccgccagcaggagaagcagcagcggcggcagcaggcgCGGCCGGAGATCCCCTCCTGGGGCCGGCGCCGGCCGCGGAGGGCCCCGGCGGAGGCTGCTGCGGCGCCGCCGGCCGAGAAGCCCGTGGCGGCCGATGATGATAGGAGTGAGGGCGTCGCCAGCCCGGACACCCCGCTCGCCTTCCCCGAGGACGACGAGCAcgccgaggccgccgccgcggcggccacGGAGGACGAGGCCAAGGCGACCGCGCAGGACAAG CAAATCGAGGACTTCAGGGCCCGGCTGCACACCTCGCGGAGCACCAACGACAGCCTCAAGCAGATTCAGCAGAGCAAG CACAAGAAGCGGCACCGgccggaggaggaagacgaggggcGGAGATGGAGGCTGCCGCAGGCCCGCGCCGCCGACCGGCCGGCGCTGGACCTCAACGAGCCGGCGGAGGCCGACACCGAGGACGGCAGGCAGCCACAGATTGCCGCTCCGGCGGCGCAGTGGGTCCACCGAGGGCACCACCACCAGcagaatcagcagcagcagctgaTGCAGATGCAGCacaaggcggcgcggcggcggcggcaggagatCCGGCGGGCCAAGGCCGCGGCGGGCAGGACGCGGCGGCAGGGATAA